A single genomic interval of Brevibacillus brevis harbors:
- a CDS encoding 3-hydroxyanthranilate 3,4-dioxygenase, protein MRTLAPIHLWKFIEDHIDQLKPPVNNKVIWKDAELMVMVVGGPNKRRDFHIDPSEEVFYQLKGDCFVEIMNQDGKREIITVREGEMFLLPANVPHSPHRIADTIGLVIERNRNEGELEDFAWFCENCDHEMHRVRIQLTNIEVQVKEAIEGFNSNLELRTCQKCGHIMPPEASEWKCE, encoded by the coding sequence ATGCGTACATTGGCACCTATCCATTTGTGGAAGTTTATCGAGGATCACATCGATCAGCTCAAGCCACCGGTGAATAACAAGGTGATTTGGAAAGATGCAGAACTAATGGTCATGGTAGTGGGAGGACCGAATAAGCGACGGGATTTTCATATTGATCCATCCGAGGAAGTCTTTTACCAGCTCAAGGGTGATTGCTTCGTAGAAATCATGAATCAGGATGGGAAGCGTGAGATCATTACAGTCAGAGAAGGTGAAATGTTCCTGCTTCCAGCGAATGTCCCGCATTCCCCACACCGGATCGCGGATACGATCGGCCTCGTGATTGAGCGCAACAGAAATGAGGGAGAACTGGAGGACTTTGCCTGGTTCTGCGAAAACTGCGACCACGAAATGCATCGCGTACGGATTCAACTGACCAACATAGAGGTGCAGGTAAAAGAGGCGATCGAAGGATTCAACAGCAATCTGGAGCTGCGGACATGCCAAAAATGCGGTCACATCATGCCTCCGGAAGCGAGTGAGTGGAAATGCGAGTAG
- a CDS encoding 4-hydroxyphenylacetate 3-hydroxylase family protein, which yields MGIRTGDQYIQGLRSRQPEIWLQGRKVTNVCEEAVFRQPIHEIAKLYDMQHDEKYQEKITHICQETGERVSNAFLVAKTPEELQAKRDLYEAYAEATFGLMGRTPDFLNVVLTSLYSNASFLERYNPQWAENAKNYYKYVRDQDLFLTHAIINPQNDRSKSSHEQNDVYTHLGAVKETPEGLIVKGAKMLATLAPITDEVIIYSFPGFKPGDERYALAFAIPINTPGLRIICREPMQDGIRSVYDHPLASRFEEMDALLVFHDVLVPWERLFLFNNVEAANLLYPKTGIGQQPAHQSGVRGLLKLQFATEVAMRLADSIGVDVYPNVQNILGELAQSLESIRALLRTAELEYETLPSGELMPGYVQLETIRGLLPKLYPRAIEVIQIIGAGGLLMSPTDSDMEHPELAGDMEKFYAGREGISGTERVRLFKLAWDLCGEAFGQRLLQYERYYTGDPVRKLAIFYNNYKKSHACTMVDDALSVFAAKLSSQTEQIL from the coding sequence GTGGGAATCCGTACAGGTGACCAATACATTCAGGGCTTGAGATCACGGCAACCGGAGATTTGGCTGCAAGGCAGAAAGGTGACAAACGTATGCGAGGAAGCTGTTTTTCGACAGCCGATTCATGAAATAGCCAAACTGTATGACATGCAGCATGACGAGAAGTATCAGGAGAAGATTACCCATATTTGTCAGGAGACCGGCGAGCGTGTGAGCAACGCCTTTCTCGTTGCAAAGACCCCTGAGGAATTGCAGGCGAAACGAGACTTGTACGAAGCTTATGCGGAAGCCACTTTTGGCTTGATGGGAAGAACGCCGGATTTTCTCAATGTCGTCTTGACGTCGCTATACAGCAATGCATCTTTCTTGGAAAGGTACAATCCGCAATGGGCGGAAAACGCGAAAAATTATTACAAGTATGTTCGCGATCAAGACCTGTTTTTAACGCATGCGATTATCAATCCGCAAAATGACCGCAGTAAGTCCTCGCACGAACAAAACGATGTGTACACCCATTTGGGGGCAGTAAAGGAGACGCCGGAAGGGCTGATTGTCAAAGGAGCGAAAATGCTCGCAACACTGGCGCCGATCACGGATGAAGTCATCATTTATTCGTTTCCTGGGTTCAAGCCAGGAGATGAGCGTTACGCCTTGGCATTTGCCATTCCGATAAACACGCCGGGCTTACGCATCATTTGCAGAGAGCCCATGCAGGATGGAATTCGTTCCGTTTATGACCATCCTTTGGCATCGCGCTTCGAAGAAATGGATGCTCTTCTTGTCTTTCATGACGTACTCGTACCATGGGAGCGTTTATTCCTGTTCAACAATGTAGAAGCAGCCAACCTGCTTTATCCAAAGACAGGCATCGGACAGCAGCCGGCACACCAGTCAGGGGTGAGAGGACTGTTGAAGCTCCAATTTGCCACGGAGGTTGCCATGCGGCTGGCAGACTCCATCGGGGTAGACGTCTATCCGAATGTCCAAAACATTCTCGGGGAGCTAGCGCAATCGCTGGAATCGATCAGAGCGCTCTTGAGGACCGCTGAGCTGGAATACGAGACCTTGCCGTCGGGCGAGCTCATGCCGGGTTACGTCCAGCTCGAAACCATTCGCGGACTACTTCCGAAGCTGTACCCGCGGGCGATCGAAGTCATTCAAATTATTGGAGCAGGCGGATTGCTCATGTCCCCGACTGACAGTGATATGGAGCATCCCGAGTTGGCGGGGGATATGGAAAAGTTTTATGCCGGACGGGAGGGTATCTCCGGTACAGAGCGGGTACGTCTGTTTAAGCTCGCTTGGGACCTGTGTGGGGAAGCCTTCGGACAGCGTTTACTGCAATACGAACGGTACTATACTGGTGATCCGGTACGTAAATTAGCGATTTTTTACAACAATTATAAAAAGTCTCATGCATGCACGATGGTGGATGACGCGCTCAGCGTTTTTGCTGCCAAATTGTCATCGCAGACGGAGCAGATTCTTTAA
- a CDS encoding Crp/Fnr family transcriptional regulator — protein MVSPFETDLKWETLLEYGTRQFVKGKTAIYKQGMMGEGFYYLHKGLVKIVTSTFKGKDRLVNIVVPGQIMGLQAMDQQPHFTTAIAVKNAVVYHFSCLPFLEMLKARPELLSLFTQTINQKMRILLTAINMKALTSEEQIARLLLNICEDFKNHEVPLTQQELAECAGLTRITVYKILKVWKEHGIIEIKNRSFVVKRPDMLKPPQLTAHTARTV, from the coding sequence ATGGTATCCCCTTTTGAAACTGATTTGAAATGGGAAACCCTTTTAGAATACGGCACCCGTCAATTTGTGAAAGGAAAAACAGCTATCTATAAGCAAGGGATGATGGGAGAAGGTTTTTATTATCTTCATAAGGGTTTGGTCAAGATTGTGACCTCTACCTTCAAGGGGAAAGATCGCCTGGTGAACATCGTAGTCCCTGGTCAAATCATGGGACTTCAAGCGATGGATCAACAACCTCATTTCACCACGGCTATTGCTGTAAAGAATGCAGTCGTCTACCATTTCTCCTGTTTGCCATTCCTCGAAATGCTGAAGGCACGCCCTGAACTCTTGTCTCTTTTCACCCAAACAATCAATCAAAAAATGCGGATTCTTCTAACCGCCATCAACATGAAGGCACTGACTTCAGAAGAGCAAATCGCTCGTCTCCTGCTGAACATCTGCGAAGACTTTAAAAACCACGAGGTCCCCCTTACTCAACAGGAGCTTGCTGAATGTGCTGGTCTCACCCGTATCACTGTCTACAAGATCCTGAAGGTATGGAAGGAACATGGCATCATTGAAATTAAAAACCGATCCTTTGTCGTCAAACGTCCGGATATGCTGAAGCCTCCACAGCTTACGGCACACACTGCTCGCACAGTATAA
- a CDS encoding Crp/Fnr family transcriptional regulator, producing MACLRYQWTPYLMYGKKIEMGKHTPIYHQGDVGNGFYYLDKGSVKITLLSENGHERSIDYIPTGGLFGEHGAYNGSYLTSAITTSPSVIYFFSDEDLSRVCQDHPQSAVIFTNSQIYKLRLLAEIIAFTDSPIEPAMANYLLKLIAVYGNDHIPIDQKSFARYIDTSRITVNKTLQKWRQQGLIDLSERSAIRVVDIEGLRGIYSRIHCK from the coding sequence ATGGCCTGTCTCCGCTATCAGTGGACCCCGTATCTCATGTATGGCAAGAAGATCGAAATGGGAAAACATACACCGATCTACCATCAAGGCGATGTGGGAAATGGATTTTATTATCTAGATAAAGGGAGCGTAAAGATCACTCTCTTATCTGAAAACGGGCATGAGCGGTCTATCGATTACATCCCCACGGGTGGGTTGTTCGGGGAGCACGGCGCCTATAACGGCTCATACCTGACATCAGCCATAACGACTTCTCCTTCCGTCATTTACTTTTTCTCCGACGAGGACTTATCGCGCGTATGCCAAGACCATCCACAGTCAGCAGTGATCTTCACCAATTCACAAATCTATAAGCTCCGTCTCCTTGCTGAAATCATCGCGTTCACTGACAGTCCGATTGAGCCTGCGATGGCTAATTATTTGCTCAAACTGATAGCTGTGTACGGAAATGATCATATCCCTATCGACCAGAAGTCTTTTGCACGCTATATTGATACGTCGCGCATTACGGTGAACAAGACTTTGCAGAAATGGCGACAGCAAGGCTTGATTGACTTATCTGAGCGTAGTGCCATTCGAGTTGTGGATATAGAGGGATTACGTGGGATCTATTCTCGCATCCACTGTAAATAG
- a CDS encoding GTP-binding protein, translating to MKRLTIGLFAHVDAGKTTFAEQLLYHTNSIRSRGRVDHQDAFLDSHDIERKRGITVFADQAVMNDKGDVYYLIDTPGHVDFSSEMERAIGVMDYAIVIVSAVEGVQGHTETVWQLLRKHRIPTFFFINKTDRIGADVNRTEEEIRSQLTRDVCSVKDNFANGIVGEELREMMTERNESLLEAFIEERVDQAFWLGALQEMIRDGSLFPCASGSALQDDGVVEFLNQLSLLTTATYDETAPFGGRIYKIRHAANGLRLTFVKALSGKLKVRELLSYESGGLRYEEKITQILMVNGRKSHSVEQVAAGDLFAVVGLSEAEAGQGVGLYSDKFAYETEPTLQSKVQFDSSLHVQQVLGAFRILNAEDPSLNVVWEESLQEIHIRVMGLIQLEVLEQVVKERFGFVVSFGQPEILYKETIQSAVTGYGHFEPLRHYAEVHLLLEPGERGSGIHFTSLCHPDELSFNYQNLVRSHLYEREHHGLLTGMPVTDMKITLLRGRAHNEHTHGGDFREATFRALRQGLEKAENMLLEPYYDFKIKVGMNEMGRVLSDIQRASGSFEPPQMSDTHTVITGRVPVATFMNYSTEFASFTHGRGSIRCVFGGYDRCHNAEEVIERKSYEKDADPVYTSSSIFCAKGAGYSVTWDEAEAKMHLL from the coding sequence ATGAAGCGTCTAACGATCGGCTTGTTTGCCCATGTGGATGCGGGCAAAACTACTTTCGCCGAACAGTTGCTATACCATACGAACAGTATCCGGTCGCGGGGCCGGGTGGATCATCAAGATGCCTTTTTGGACAGCCACGATATCGAGAGGAAAAGAGGCATTACCGTGTTCGCCGATCAGGCGGTTATGAACGATAAGGGCGACGTTTATTATTTGATCGATACGCCTGGACACGTCGATTTTTCTTCCGAGATGGAGCGGGCGATCGGGGTAATGGATTACGCTATCGTGATTGTCAGTGCGGTAGAAGGTGTTCAGGGTCATACCGAGACAGTCTGGCAGTTGTTGCGCAAACATCGGATACCGACATTTTTCTTCATCAATAAAACAGATCGGATAGGCGCGGATGTCAACAGGACGGAAGAGGAGATACGCAGTCAGTTGACAAGGGATGTCTGTTCCGTCAAGGACAACTTCGCCAATGGTATCGTCGGTGAGGAGCTGCGGGAGATGATGACGGAGCGGAACGAGTCACTGCTTGAAGCGTTCATAGAGGAAAGAGTCGATCAAGCTTTTTGGCTGGGTGCCTTGCAGGAGATGATACGAGATGGGAGTCTTTTCCCCTGTGCCAGCGGCTCGGCATTGCAGGATGATGGCGTGGTAGAGTTCCTGAATCAACTGTCCTTGTTGACGACTGCGACTTATGACGAGACGGCTCCGTTCGGGGGGCGCATTTATAAAATTCGACACGCAGCAAACGGGTTGAGGCTAACGTTCGTCAAAGCGCTGAGCGGCAAGCTGAAGGTACGGGAGCTGCTTAGCTATGAGAGCGGTGGACTTCGATACGAAGAGAAGATTACACAAATCTTAATGGTTAATGGTAGGAAATCACACTCCGTTGAACAAGTAGCTGCCGGCGATTTGTTCGCGGTCGTCGGCTTGTCCGAGGCCGAAGCTGGACAAGGAGTGGGGCTCTACTCAGACAAGTTTGCTTATGAGACAGAGCCGACACTACAGTCGAAAGTACAGTTTGACAGTTCGCTTCACGTGCAGCAAGTGCTCGGTGCGTTTCGCATTTTGAATGCGGAGGACCCGTCTCTGAATGTGGTTTGGGAAGAGAGTTTGCAAGAGATTCACATTCGCGTCATGGGTCTGATCCAGTTAGAAGTGCTGGAGCAGGTTGTGAAGGAACGCTTTGGTTTCGTTGTCTCTTTCGGCCAACCGGAAATCTTGTATAAAGAAACGATACAGTCTGCTGTGACAGGATATGGACACTTCGAGCCGCTCAGGCATTACGCGGAAGTGCACCTCCTGCTTGAACCGGGAGAGCGAGGCAGCGGAATCCACTTCACTAGCCTATGTCATCCAGATGAACTGAGTTTTAACTACCAGAATCTGGTTCGTTCTCATCTCTACGAACGGGAGCATCATGGGCTATTGACAGGCATGCCGGTCACCGACATGAAAATTACGCTCTTAAGAGGCCGTGCGCATAACGAACATACGCATGGGGGCGACTTTCGTGAGGCCACCTTCCGCGCGCTGCGGCAGGGGCTGGAGAAAGCGGAGAACATGCTGTTAGAACCCTATTATGACTTCAAAATAAAGGTGGGAATGAACGAGATGGGGAGGGTTCTTTCGGATATTCAACGCGCCTCAGGTTCGTTCGAGCCACCGCAGATGTCTGATACGCATACGGTCATTACGGGAAGAGTACCCGTAGCAACATTCATGAATTACAGCACCGAATTCGCTTCTTTCACGCATGGTCGAGGCAGCATTCGCTGTGTATTTGGCGGATACGACCGCTGCCATAACGCGGAGGAAGTGATTGAAAGGAAAAGCTATGAAAAGGATGCAGATCCGGTTTATACATCCTCCTCGATCTTTTGCGCCAAGGGTGCTGGCTACTCGGTGACGTGGGACGAGGCAGAAGCCAAGATGCATCTACTCTAA
- a CDS encoding DUF4358 domain-containing protein, with translation MKRFLSVLLMFAIGMGMLAGCSSEGGTSEELSAAKVGERIQQTVSFQDMKQRDLEKLQKLYQIEAEKVENFILYTASSNVKADELAVIKVKDASDTDNVKEKIQQRIEAQTIKFKDYRPEEYFLIEKHVLKTKGQFVLFAVSKEVDQIESVFDEALK, from the coding sequence ATGAAGCGATTTTTGTCAGTGCTGCTTATGTTTGCTATCGGAATGGGAATGTTGGCCGGATGCTCCAGTGAAGGCGGAACTTCCGAAGAACTTTCGGCTGCAAAAGTGGGAGAAAGAATTCAACAAACGGTAAGTTTTCAGGATATGAAACAAAGGGATCTGGAGAAACTGCAAAAGTTGTATCAGATCGAGGCAGAAAAGGTGGAGAATTTCATCCTGTATACGGCTTCATCCAATGTGAAAGCGGATGAACTGGCTGTTATCAAAGTCAAAGATGCGAGCGACACCGATAATGTAAAAGAGAAAATACAACAACGGATCGAGGCACAAACAATCAAATTTAAAGACTATCGCCCAGAGGAGTATTTTCTCATCGAAAAGCATGTTTTGAAGACGAAAGGCCAGTTTGTTTTATTCGCGGTGTCAAAAGAGGTGGATCAAATAGAATCTGTGTTTGACGAAGCTCTGAAGTAA
- a CDS encoding DHHW family protein, giving the protein MTRCDKWTRAVTGLLFLLFILMMAVSNILTPDQAFSESENRVLERRPPFSLRSLLAGKFTSDYETYITDQFAFRDVWIGLKTDADRVMGKKDSNGVYLGKDGYLIQYFSSPLDTEVNDRAQAIHSIHQTTPDLRKYIMLVPTPGALLRDKLPAYAPMGDEYAALNRVRQLLQPDIRFVDVYPALYAAREEAIFYKTDHHWTSKGAYYAYRALCKQMGIVPKDEAAFNIRQVTDAFYGSLYSKSGFRHLQPDRIDLYLPKEERKKKVEYVDEGRTADSMYQMDNLDKKDKYAVFLNGNHARVRITTDHSEGKKLLIVKDSYANSLIPFLAEHFAEIDVVDLRYYEGSVTKLIQDRQFHEMLFLYNVKTFFEDTSILNIME; this is encoded by the coding sequence TTGACTAGATGTGACAAATGGACGCGAGCCGTGACGGGCTTGTTATTCTTGCTGTTTATCCTCATGATGGCCGTTTCGAACATACTGACCCCTGATCAGGCATTCTCGGAATCAGAAAACAGGGTGCTCGAGAGGAGGCCGCCTTTTTCACTGCGATCACTGCTGGCGGGGAAGTTCACTTCTGATTACGAGACCTATATCACCGATCAATTTGCTTTCCGGGACGTGTGGATCGGGCTAAAAACGGATGCGGATCGAGTTATGGGCAAAAAGGACAGCAACGGTGTTTATCTGGGAAAGGATGGGTACCTGATTCAATATTTCTCATCGCCGCTGGACACCGAGGTGAATGACAGGGCTCAGGCCATCCATTCGATTCACCAGACAACGCCTGACCTTCGCAAGTATATCATGCTGGTGCCGACCCCCGGCGCGTTGCTTCGGGATAAACTGCCCGCCTACGCACCAATGGGGGACGAGTATGCTGCGCTCAATCGAGTTCGGCAATTGCTGCAACCTGATATTCGCTTCGTTGATGTCTATCCCGCGCTGTATGCCGCACGCGAAGAAGCCATTTTTTATAAAACGGATCATCATTGGACGAGCAAAGGCGCTTATTATGCTTACCGGGCGTTGTGCAAGCAGATGGGGATTGTTCCAAAAGACGAAGCAGCGTTCAACATCCGGCAGGTAACGGATGCATTCTATGGATCGCTCTATTCGAAGAGCGGCTTCCGTCATCTGCAGCCTGATCGTATCGATCTTTATTTGCCGAAAGAGGAAAGGAAAAAGAAGGTGGAGTATGTGGACGAAGGTCGTACCGCAGATTCCATGTACCAGATGGACAATTTGGACAAAAAGGATAAGTATGCAGTATTCCTGAACGGCAACCATGCACGGGTCCGAATCACAACCGACCATTCGGAAGGGAAGAAGCTGCTGATCGTGAAAGATTCGTACGCCAATAGCCTGATTCCCTTTTTGGCCGAACACTTCGCAGAGATTGATGTCGTTGACCTTCGATATTATGAGGGGTCCGTAACAAAGCTCATACAAGATCGGCAGTTTCATGAGATGTTATTCCTTTACAACGTCAAAACGTTTTTTGAAGACACCTCTATTCTAAACATCATGGAGTGA
- a CDS encoding MBOAT family O-acyltransferase — protein sequence MVFSSLIFLFQFLPAVLLVYYVSPNKLRNAVLFAASLIFYAWGEPVYIIIMIFTTVFDYINGLVIDKYSHRKPIARAVLFGSICGSLAILGFFKYAGFVVSNVNDLFGLHIQVADLPLPVGISFYTFQTMSYVVDVYLGKVPAQRNIVAFGTYVTMFPQLVAGPIVKYGDIAEQLVSRKVTLERFGEGAEWFIRGLAKKVLLANNIGLLWTNVKSTPMEDLTVLSAWLGILAFTFQIYFDFSGYSDMARGLGKMFGFEFPENFKYPYISRSVTEFWRRWHISLGSWFREYVYIPLGGNRMGLGKQFRNLLIVWFLTGLWHGASWNFIVWGLYFGCFVVLEKLFLLKWLKHWPSWAGHLYTLLIVVVGWVFFEFEHLPSAWMFIGAMFGFGAHEWVDRQALYDLTTYGGLLVLLALCATPLPGKVLEQMKARWNSVGMIAALAFSIISLVLSSAYLVFEDYNPFLYFRF from the coding sequence TTGGTATTCAGCAGTCTGATTTTCCTGTTTCAATTTTTGCCCGCCGTACTGCTCGTTTATTATGTGTCGCCAAATAAGCTGAGAAATGCTGTTCTGTTCGCAGCGAGCCTCATCTTTTATGCATGGGGCGAACCGGTATATATCATCATCATGATTTTTACAACGGTATTTGATTATATCAACGGGCTCGTGATCGACAAGTACAGTCACCGCAAGCCGATTGCCAGAGCAGTGTTGTTCGGTTCCATCTGTGGCAGTCTGGCGATTCTCGGTTTCTTCAAATATGCCGGGTTTGTTGTTTCGAATGTAAATGATCTATTCGGTCTGCATATACAGGTGGCTGATCTGCCACTACCCGTCGGTATTTCCTTTTATACATTCCAAACGATGTCCTATGTAGTGGATGTATACCTAGGAAAAGTGCCGGCACAACGAAATATTGTCGCTTTCGGTACTTACGTCACGATGTTCCCCCAACTGGTCGCAGGTCCGATCGTCAAATATGGAGATATCGCGGAGCAACTGGTCTCTCGTAAAGTAACGCTGGAGCGGTTCGGGGAAGGAGCGGAATGGTTCATTCGGGGATTGGCCAAAAAAGTGCTACTAGCCAACAATATCGGACTGCTATGGACCAACGTGAAGTCGACGCCGATGGAGGACTTGACTGTCCTTTCCGCATGGCTCGGCATCCTGGCGTTTACGTTTCAAATCTATTTCGATTTCAGCGGGTATTCGGATATGGCACGTGGACTCGGAAAAATGTTCGGTTTCGAATTCCCAGAAAACTTCAAGTATCCGTATATTTCACGAAGCGTTACGGAATTTTGGCGCAGATGGCATATTTCCCTCGGTTCCTGGTTTCGGGAGTATGTCTATATTCCGCTCGGCGGTAACCGAATGGGCTTGGGCAAGCAGTTCCGTAACCTCTTGATCGTATGGTTCTTAACCGGTCTGTGGCATGGGGCGAGCTGGAACTTTATCGTATGGGGCTTATATTTCGGCTGTTTCGTTGTGTTGGAGAAGCTGTTTTTGCTGAAATGGCTGAAGCATTGGCCGAGCTGGGCAGGACATCTCTACACGCTGCTGATTGTCGTTGTCGGGTGGGTCTTTTTTGAATTCGAACATTTGCCTTCCGCGTGGATGTTCATCGGTGCGATGTTTGGTTTCGGGGCGCACGAATGGGTTGATCGCCAGGCGCTCTACGACCTGACGACGTATGGGGGATTGCTCGTTCTGTTGGCCTTGTGCGCGACACCGCTGCCAGGGAAAGTATTGGAGCAAATGAAAGCGCGATGGAATTCGGTAGGAATGATAGCTGCTCTGGCATTTTCTATCATTAGCTTGGTTTTGTCGTCAGCTTATTTGGTCTTTGAGGATTACAATCCATTCTTATATTTTCGGTTTTGA
- a CDS encoding GDSL-type esterase/lipase family protein, with protein sequence MNVQRKMMSITLFAMVALSVAACGTNGQPPASEITRQAGEISNPEQTSYASQYQTSVFLGDSITEGLSYHDVLKEESVLAGAGKTAEFALEDVDELVKRKPEHIFIQLGSDDILWPTDHPKEYSLSHYTQLIDRIKERLPEASITILSVTPVTAEAEKAEPRYQNIGDYNKGLKELASKVQVGYIDVSSIVANHPEMYDADGIHFQAKFYPILLDYVKDELDRKKSAK encoded by the coding sequence ATGAACGTGCAAAGGAAAATGATGAGTATTACACTGTTCGCAATGGTCGCCTTATCCGTTGCGGCATGCGGCACCAATGGACAACCACCCGCTTCCGAGATTACCAGGCAAGCCGGGGAGATCTCCAATCCGGAGCAAACCTCATATGCATCACAGTATCAAACAAGCGTTTTTCTCGGAGATTCGATTACGGAGGGATTGTCTTACCATGATGTGCTGAAAGAGGAGAGCGTGCTCGCAGGTGCAGGGAAAACGGCTGAATTCGCACTGGAAGATGTGGACGAATTAGTCAAGCGAAAACCCGAGCATATTTTTATCCAGTTGGGTTCCGACGATATTTTATGGCCGACCGACCATCCCAAGGAATATTCGTTATCACATTACACCCAATTGATCGATCGCATCAAAGAAAGGCTTCCAGAGGCGTCGATCACGATATTATCCGTTACCCCGGTTACGGCAGAGGCAGAAAAAGCGGAGCCCCGCTATCAAAATATCGGCGACTACAATAAGGGACTGAAGGAGCTGGCAAGTAAGGTACAAGTCGGATACATCGATGTGTCGTCAATTGTGGCCAATCATCCTGAAATGTACGATGCGGACGGCATTCATTTCCAAGCCAAGTTTTATCCGATTCTGCTCGATTACGTAAAAGATGAGCTGGATCGCAAGAAGAGCGCAAAATAA